The following proteins are encoded in a genomic region of Chaetodon auriga isolate fChaAug3 chromosome 8, fChaAug3.hap1, whole genome shotgun sequence:
- the rnf144b gene encoding E3 ubiquitin-protein ligase RNF144B — MEAVAPLSPSRRARSSLIPPPSPPCMPRPSMASRSPTLSREAGDSAPGTPEAGANPEPGPEVFCKLCLSEQPSASTKELRSCSCVFCTACLQQYVQLAIMEGGGAPITCPDMACQKTGVLPDSEIASLASEDQVELYQRLKFERGVKLDPSKAWCPVLDCQAVCSLQPSTEGLPTAVPCPTCHTVFCSGCRGTWQDGHTCPERQPMISSSPSHKSRARFDSDSDMPIKRCPMCDIYIERNQGCAQMLCKSCKHTFCWYCLQNLDGDIFLRHYDKGPCRNKLGHSRASVMWNRTQVVGILVGVSIIVLVTSPLLLLASPCILCCVCKPCSGKKKKKKRKKDLSQPDSSTS, encoded by the exons ATGGAGGCTGTAGCTCCTCTCAGTCCCAGCAGAAGGGCTAGAAGCAGCCTgattcctcccccctcccctccctgcatGCCTCGCCCCAGCATGGCCAGCAGGAGTCCCACCCTGAGCCGGGAAGCTGGGGATTCAGCACCGGGGACCCCTGAGGCCGGCGCTAACCCCGAACCGGGGCCCGAGGTCTTCTGCAAGTTGTGCCTCAGCGAGCAGCCGTCTGCATCCACCAAGGAGCTgcggagctgcagctgtgtcttcTGTACAGcg tgtCTGCAGCAATATGTTCAGCTGGCCATCATGGAGGGTGGGGGTGCACCCATCACCTGCCCAGATATGGCCTGCCAAAAGACTGGAGTGCTACCAGACTCTGAG ATAGCTAGCTTGGCCTCAGAAGATCAGGTGGAGCTGTATCAACGTCTGAAGTTTGAGAGAG GGGTGAAGTTGGACCCCAGTAAAGCCTGGTGTCCGGTGCTGGACTGCCAGGCAGTGTGCAGTTTGCAGCCGAGCACTGAGGGCCTGCCCACCGCTGTGCCATGCCCCACCTGTCACACTGTCTTCTGCTCCGGATGCAGAGGGACCTGGCAGGACGGCCATACCTGCCCTGAGCGCCAGCCCATGATATCATCGTCGCCCTCTCATAAAAGCAG AGCCCGCTTCGACAGTGACTCTGACATGCCCATCAAGCGGTGTCCTATGTGCGATATCTACATCGAGAGGAACCAGGGCTGTGCACAGATGCTGTGTAAGAGCTGCAAACACACCTTCTGCTGGTACTGTCTGCAGAATCTGGAT GGTGATATTTTCTTGAGGCATTATGATAAGGGACCGTGCAGAAACAAGCTGGGACACTCCAGGGCCTCGGTTATGTGGAACAGAACGCAG GTGGTGGGTATCCTGGTGGGAGTCAGCATCATCGTGCTGGTGACCTCTCCGCTGCTCCTGCTGGCCTCGCCTTGCATCCTATGCTGCGTCTGTAAGCCCTGCAgtgggaagaagaagaagaagaagaggaagaaggaccTCAGCCAGCCAGACTCCTCCACATCATAG